The following coding sequences are from one Parafrankia irregularis window:
- a CDS encoding Glu/Leu/Phe/Val family dehydrogenase, with amino-acid sequence MSPDPRGLDVGTSTVSSSVFDVAAEHEQVVFCSDQASGLRAIIAVYSTALGPALGGTRFHAYPDEASALTDALALSRAMAYKAACAGLDLGGGKAVILGDPTRDKTEALLRAYGRFVASLGGRYITACDVGTYVEDMDVVARETRWVTGRSPVHGGSGDSGVLTAYGVFEGMRACARHRWGTPSLAGRRVAVSGVGKVGQRLVEHLLADGATVLVSDIDPAAVRRVQERHDDVLPVADPDELIRMEVDVYAPCALGGVITTPLVPQLQTEIICGGANNQLADAGVDKVLADAGVLYAPDFVVNAGGLIQVADEIEGYSPERARARAARIFDTTSDVLDLAAAEAVTPAVAAGRFAQRRMADIGRLRGILLPDPRA; translated from the coding sequence ATGTCACCAGATCCGCGCGGGCTGGACGTCGGCACGTCCACCGTCTCCTCGTCGGTGTTCGACGTCGCGGCCGAGCACGAGCAGGTGGTGTTCTGCTCCGACCAGGCCAGCGGCCTGCGCGCGATCATCGCCGTCTACTCGACCGCGCTCGGCCCGGCGCTGGGCGGCACCCGGTTCCACGCCTACCCGGACGAGGCGTCCGCGCTCACCGACGCGCTCGCGCTCTCCCGCGCGATGGCCTACAAGGCCGCCTGCGCGGGCCTGGACCTCGGCGGCGGCAAGGCGGTCATCCTCGGCGACCCGACCCGGGACAAGACCGAGGCGCTGCTGCGTGCCTACGGGCGCTTCGTCGCCTCCCTCGGCGGACGTTACATCACCGCCTGTGACGTCGGTACCTACGTCGAGGACATGGACGTGGTGGCGCGGGAGACCCGCTGGGTCACCGGTCGATCCCCCGTCCACGGCGGCTCGGGCGACTCGGGGGTCCTGACCGCCTACGGCGTCTTCGAGGGCATGCGTGCCTGCGCCCGGCACAGATGGGGGACGCCGTCACTGGCCGGCCGCCGCGTCGCCGTCAGCGGAGTCGGCAAGGTCGGCCAGCGCCTCGTGGAGCACCTGTTGGCCGACGGCGCGACCGTTCTGGTCAGTGACATCGATCCGGCCGCCGTGCGGCGCGTACAGGAGCGCCACGACGACGTGCTGCCGGTGGCCGACCCCGACGAGCTGATCCGGATGGAGGTCGACGTGTACGCGCCCTGCGCGCTGGGCGGCGTCATCACGACTCCCCTGGTGCCCCAGCTGCAGACGGAGATCATCTGCGGCGGCGCCAACAACCAGCTCGCGGACGCGGGCGTCGACAAGGTCCTCGCCGACGCGGGCGTGCTCTACGCGCCCGACTTCGTGGTCAACGCCGGCGGCCTGATCCAGGTCGCCGACGAGATCGAGGGGTACTCCCCCGAACGGGCCAGGGCCAGGGCCGCGCGGATCTTCGACACGACCAGCGACGTCCTCGACCTCGCCGCGGCCGAGGCGGTCACCCCGGCCGTTGCCGCGGGGCGGTTCGCGCAGCGGCGGATGGCCGACATCGGCCGGCTGCGCGGCATCCTGCTCCCCGACCCGCGCGCCTGA
- a CDS encoding DUF3073 domain-containing protein codes for MGRGRAKAKQTKVARELKYNSPTMDLDRLKADLGAGTSRETESDEPYSDDDYGYDSYLDDEDER; via the coding sequence ATGGGGCGCGGCCGAGCGAAGGCCAAGCAGACGAAAGTCGCCCGCGAGCTCAAGTACAACTCGCCCACAATGGATCTCGACCGATTGAAGGCGGATCTGGGCGCGGGTACCTCGCGGGAGACCGAGAGCGACGAACCGTACTCGGATGACGACTACGGTTACGACTCTTACCTGGACGATGAGGACGAGCGCTAG
- the purM gene encoding phosphoribosylformylglycinamidine cyclo-ligase produces MTNGAGPPNGRSVSYRDAGVDVEAGDRAVALMRQHVARATRPEVVGSLGGFAGLFALDVARYRRPLLASSTDGVGTKIAVARALDVHDTVGIDLVAMVVDDLVVCGAEPLFLLDYIACGSLEPGRIASIVSGIATGCEQAGCALVGGETAEHPGLMGIDDYDLAATGVGVVEADAVLGPELVRPGDVVVAMASSGLHSNGFSLVRHILFGPAVPDQPAGVSEAGRAALAGYEQVLGTTLGQALLTPTRIYARDCLAVIEAAEVHAFAHITGGGLAANLARVIPAGAVATVERSTWAPPALFGILAERGGVGEADMEATFNQGVGMVAIVAAADAETVVRTLEERGVPAWIAGQIEALPEGGEQDAGVARLVGAHR; encoded by the coding sequence TTGACGAACGGCGCAGGCCCGCCGAACGGGCGTTCGGTCTCGTACCGGGACGCCGGAGTCGATGTCGAGGCCGGCGACCGGGCCGTCGCGCTCATGCGCCAGCACGTCGCCCGGGCCACCCGACCCGAGGTGGTCGGCTCGCTCGGCGGGTTCGCCGGCCTGTTCGCGCTGGACGTGGCCCGCTATCGCCGCCCGCTGCTGGCGTCGTCGACGGACGGGGTCGGGACGAAGATCGCGGTCGCCAGGGCGCTGGACGTCCACGACACGGTGGGCATCGACCTGGTCGCGATGGTGGTCGACGATCTCGTCGTCTGCGGCGCGGAGCCGCTGTTCCTGCTGGACTACATCGCCTGCGGCTCCCTTGAGCCGGGGCGGATCGCCTCGATCGTCTCCGGTATCGCCACCGGCTGCGAGCAGGCGGGGTGTGCGCTCGTCGGCGGGGAGACCGCCGAGCACCCCGGGCTCATGGGAATCGACGACTACGACCTGGCCGCGACGGGGGTCGGGGTAGTCGAGGCCGACGCCGTGCTCGGGCCGGAGCTGGTCCGGCCGGGGGACGTGGTGGTCGCGATGGCGTCATCCGGTCTCCACTCCAACGGCTTCTCGCTGGTACGGCACATCCTGTTCGGTCCGGCCGTTCCTGACCAGCCCGCAGGCGTCTCCGAAGCGGGGAGGGCGGCTCTGGCCGGGTACGAGCAGGTGCTGGGCACCACTCTCGGGCAGGCGCTGCTGACCCCGACCCGCATCTATGCCCGGGACTGTCTCGCCGTGATCGAGGCGGCCGAGGTCCATGCCTTCGCCCACATCACCGGCGGTGGCCTCGCGGCGAACCTGGCCAGGGTCATCCCGGCCGGAGCGGTGGCCACGGTGGAACGGTCCACCTGGGCTCCGCCGGCTCTGTTCGGCATCCTCGCCGAGCGCGGGGGCGTCGGCGAAGCCGACATGGAGGCCACGTTCAACCAGGGCGTCGGCATGGTTGCGATCGTTGCCGCCGCGGATGCGGAGACGGTGGTGCGGACGCTGGAGGAGCGTGGCGTCCCCGCCTGGATCGCCGGGCAGATCGAGGCGCTGCCCGAAGGGGGAGAGCAGGACGCCGGCGTGGCCCGCCTCGTCGGCGCGCATCGCTGA
- the purF gene encoding amidophosphoribosyltransferase, with amino-acid sequence MPHVAGSDDSANSRESTSARPPEHHNGPGRDGSARGDLAGSDLAGSEFLDDDPGPRDACGVFGVWAPGEDVANLTYYGLYALQHRGQEAAGIAVGDGRTVVVFKELGLVAQVFDEITLSSLSGHVAVGHTRYSTTGSSTWENAQPSYRTATFGGPIALGHNGNLTNIVELASVLGERERGLGATTDSDLITAMLAAHPGPTLAEAAMDVLPQLKGAFSLAFSDASTLYAARDPHGIHPLVLGQLDGRPDGAWIVASETAALDIVGATFVREIEPGELLVIDADGPRSLRFAEADRHVCLFEYVYLARPDTTIGGRSVHATRVEVGRRLALEAPAEADLVIPVPQSGVPAAVGFAEASGIPFGEGLVKNSYVGRTFIQPSQTIRQRGIRLKLNPLRDVIEGRRLVVVDDSIVRGNTQRALIRMLREAGATEVHVRISSPPVRWPCFYGIDFATRSELIASGSGVEEIRQSLGADSLAYVSLDELIEAAEQPADSLCRACFDGIYPVPLADTDKLGKYRLESFGPQTTEEVIAQAIQARVTLGMNGADPSPDNHDADLEADLEADLGADIAAAPLVPTRTTGGSL; translated from the coding sequence GTGCCACACGTCGCAGGCAGCGACGACTCCGCGAACAGCCGGGAGTCGACCTCCGCTCGTCCACCGGAACACCACAACGGCCCCGGCCGTGACGGGTCCGCTCGCGGCGATCTGGCTGGGAGTGATCTGGCTGGGAGTGAGTTCCTCGACGACGATCCGGGCCCTCGGGACGCCTGCGGGGTGTTCGGCGTCTGGGCGCCCGGCGAGGACGTGGCGAACCTCACCTATTACGGCCTCTACGCGCTACAGCACCGAGGTCAGGAAGCTGCCGGGATTGCGGTCGGTGACGGTCGCACCGTGGTGGTCTTCAAGGAGCTGGGCCTGGTCGCCCAGGTCTTCGACGAGATCACGCTGTCGAGCCTTTCCGGGCATGTCGCCGTCGGTCACACGCGGTATTCCACAACCGGCTCGTCCACCTGGGAAAACGCCCAGCCGTCGTACCGGACGGCCACGTTTGGCGGGCCGATCGCGCTCGGTCACAACGGCAATCTGACGAATATCGTCGAGCTCGCCTCGGTGCTTGGGGAACGGGAGCGCGGCCTCGGGGCCACCACCGACTCCGACCTGATCACCGCGATGCTCGCGGCCCACCCGGGGCCGACCCTCGCCGAGGCCGCGATGGACGTCCTGCCGCAGCTGAAGGGCGCGTTCTCCCTCGCGTTCTCGGACGCGTCGACGCTGTATGCCGCCCGTGACCCCCACGGCATCCATCCGCTGGTGCTGGGGCAGCTCGACGGCCGCCCGGACGGCGCGTGGATCGTCGCGAGCGAAACCGCGGCCCTCGACATCGTGGGCGCCACCTTCGTCCGCGAGATCGAGCCGGGGGAGCTGCTCGTCATCGACGCGGACGGCCCGCGCTCGCTGCGGTTCGCCGAGGCGGACCGGCATGTGTGCCTGTTCGAGTACGTGTACCTCGCCCGGCCCGACACGACGATCGGCGGCCGGTCGGTGCACGCCACCCGGGTCGAGGTGGGGCGGCGGCTGGCGCTGGAGGCTCCCGCCGAGGCGGACCTGGTGATCCCGGTGCCGCAGTCCGGCGTGCCGGCCGCGGTCGGTTTCGCCGAGGCCTCCGGCATCCCGTTCGGCGAGGGCCTGGTCAAGAACTCCTACGTCGGCCGGACGTTCATCCAGCCGTCGCAGACCATCCGGCAGCGGGGCATCCGGCTCAAGCTGAACCCGCTGCGGGACGTCATCGAGGGGCGCCGCCTGGTCGTCGTGGACGACTCGATCGTCCGCGGCAACACGCAGCGGGCCCTGATCCGGATGCTGCGCGAGGCCGGAGCGACCGAGGTGCACGTGCGCATCTCCTCGCCGCCGGTGCGGTGGCCCTGCTTCTACGGCATCGACTTCGCCACCCGTTCCGAGCTGATCGCCAGTGGCAGCGGTGTCGAGGAGATCAGGCAGTCGCTCGGTGCCGACTCGTTGGCGTACGTCTCCCTCGACGAGCTGATCGAGGCCGCCGAGCAGCCCGCTGACTCGTTGTGCCGGGCCTGCTTCGACGGGATCTATCCGGTACCGCTGGCAGACACCGACAAGCTGGGCAAGTACCGCCTGGAGTCGTTCGGCCCGCAGACCACGGAAGAGGTCATCGCCCAGGCGATACAGGCCCGGGTGACGCTGGGGATGAACGGCGCCGACCCGTCGCCGGACAACCACGACGCCGACCTCGAAGCCGACCTTGAGGCCGACCTCGGGGCCGATATCGCCGCCGCTCCGCTCGTGCCGACCCGAACCACTGGAGGTTCGCTTTGA
- a CDS encoding sterol carrier family protein, with protein sequence MDLTLPSSLVEQWELLAEHVERLSDLELATPSARPGLTVGDLVGRAARSALALYTALASEPAPPASGQSRPQAMVRAAVSAATADLAALRLDQPDAPDQLVSRGVLTPGGRVDLIPFLTDAVAEAVLHGLDLGVPPVRSALRVTVRLFTASLTERAPGRSVELRVPPFAAVQIVEGPRHTRGTPPNVVEAEPVAFVMVATGRLDWETAVADGRVRASGERADLRSLLPLPSWR encoded by the coding sequence GTGGACCTGACGTTGCCGAGCTCGCTGGTCGAGCAGTGGGAGCTGCTCGCCGAGCACGTCGAGCGCCTTTCCGACCTGGAGCTCGCCACGCCGTCGGCCCGGCCCGGCCTGACCGTCGGCGACCTGGTGGGCCGGGCCGCTCGAAGTGCGCTCGCTCTGTACACCGCCCTGGCCTCCGAGCCCGCGCCGCCCGCTTCGGGCCAGAGCCGGCCGCAGGCGATGGTGCGGGCCGCTGTGTCGGCCGCCACCGCTGATCTGGCCGCGTTGCGCCTGGATCAGCCCGACGCCCCGGATCAGCTTGTGAGCCGCGGCGTTCTCACCCCGGGCGGGCGGGTGGACCTGATCCCGTTCCTGACCGATGCCGTCGCCGAGGCGGTCCTGCACGGCCTGGATCTCGGTGTCCCACCGGTGCGTTCCGCGCTCAGGGTGACCGTGCGGCTGTTCACGGCCAGTCTCACCGAGCGTGCCCCCGGGCGTTCGGTGGAGCTGCGGGTGCCGCCCTTCGCCGCGGTGCAGATCGTCGAAGGCCCCCGGCACACCCGCGGCACGCCACCGAACGTCGTCGAGGCAGAGCCGGTGGCCTTCGTCATGGTCGCGACGGGCCGGCTCGACTGGGAGACGGCGGTGGCGGACGGCCGGGTCCGGGCAAGCGGTGAACGGGCCGATCTCCGCTCTCTGCTACCGCTGCCCAGCTGGCGGTGA
- a CDS encoding sacsin N-terminal ATP-binding-like domain-containing protein, whose protein sequence is MDVTPFDTETLRTRVTEAWAASPSRFREDANAEEDAALGAYRDRLLVELLQNAVDAATAAGVPARVLVRLRSKPAPTGPGRPDPGTAELGAAESGGLLEIANTGAPLTAAGVEALSTLRASAKRDVQAVGRFGAGFAAVLAVTQTPSIVSRTLPSGDGDGDGGAADGWRGVGWSRGRTAELVRASGVDALLHELDRRAGQVPVLRLPFTLDDPPAGPAGYDTVVRLPLRDEAAVATARGLIGELDPTLPLVLRGLEEIVIDLDGEVRTLRCEWEPSRPGPNGTDLEVATIEGTRWRGCVYRGGIPSELLADRPVEERGRTGYTARAMVPDGDWPGDVTRVVRAPQPTDEPISIPALISVDLPLDPSRRHTVPGPLRDWLTDRLAEATVALAIHLGDPADGQRPGPARLAALDLVPTGLPRGEVDGRLRDRLLALLPDAPLFPGGRTGRDCAVLDLGPATDAVTDLLLPTAATTGAGSATSDSTAGDRAVDDARHDGLHNGLHDDGTEKGAEDDAIIDGLLPARFAARRRRPALDLLGVRRMDTGGVVELLRGVRRDPSWWASLYPILLTVPDRDALGALPIPVVVVPETDDLDRWSVFGPEGGAQPVFDGSDPVMPPPSRMVTGPRGALLPTPDLDVVSLVRSGLPLRVVHPDACTGTARDALRTLGALEGTPAGVLRDPAVREAVVQADPEDDPDDLDALANGVLALVRDAIVEHSHARADGSATGPVPGQDSDTGTDGGLTADHHADSADAHEDAGSPTGSGRPAMPGWLTALLLPELDGGFAPAAELVIADGPLDLLLADDAPFGTLDPHVSNAWPVHVLEAVGVLHTFGVLRAVEVTLDPDEPVLLELDDSDIWVDEVYESSERATPEVPGAPLVVERFAAVRDLELVDEEAWPAALAELARPPLRRVVLGREPSYTRWWLARHTTLPTADGSGARLPPRELVLPGADPLLTGLFAPATPLPGVDDELLRALGARRTLDDVLTDPDAVIDLLDRLGDSDREIGWPAARTLYMAAVSAAGLLGADPDGVVGPRLDPPLTVRTPAGVFPADEVVVVDAPDLLAVVGDGRPVLRLPLDRAAEAAHVLGLRLASDLDDFEPVDVPAGTDAAGDGEATSRTVVVSASRVVLDHLAADESEPGPEDLHGTDLAAAPGAVRPLVARYHLHPQLWITAPGGRQARVPWRVIGGIGGVIHVDAQAGTDALARALAWQAGQWERRHGLAAALRDPDGAPLRQAEDDLDDL, encoded by the coding sequence GTGGATGTCACCCCGTTTGACACCGAGACGTTGCGAACCCGCGTGACCGAGGCCTGGGCCGCGTCCCCGAGCCGGTTCCGGGAGGACGCGAACGCGGAGGAGGACGCCGCCCTCGGTGCCTACCGGGACCGCCTCCTGGTGGAGCTGCTCCAGAACGCGGTCGACGCGGCCACCGCCGCCGGTGTGCCGGCACGGGTTCTCGTCCGGCTGCGATCGAAGCCCGCTCCGACCGGGCCGGGCAGGCCGGATCCAGGCACGGCGGAGCTGGGCGCGGCGGAGTCAGGCGGCCTGCTGGAGATCGCCAACACCGGAGCGCCACTCACCGCTGCTGGTGTCGAGGCGCTGTCGACGCTGCGTGCCTCGGCGAAGCGCGACGTCCAGGCGGTCGGGCGCTTCGGTGCCGGCTTCGCCGCGGTCCTCGCGGTGACCCAGACACCGTCGATCGTCTCCAGAACACTGCCGTCCGGCGACGGCGACGGCGACGGCGGCGCGGCGGACGGCTGGCGCGGCGTGGGCTGGTCACGGGGCCGCACCGCGGAGCTGGTGCGCGCGTCCGGGGTGGACGCCCTCCTCCACGAGCTCGACCGGCGGGCGGGGCAGGTTCCCGTGTTGCGCCTGCCGTTCACACTCGACGACCCGCCGGCCGGGCCCGCCGGCTACGACACCGTGGTCCGGCTGCCGCTGCGTGACGAGGCCGCGGTGGCGACGGCGCGGGGTCTGATCGGCGAGCTGGACCCCACTCTCCCTCTTGTTCTGCGGGGCCTCGAGGAGATCGTCATCGATCTGGACGGGGAGGTCCGCACGCTCCGGTGCGAATGGGAGCCCAGCCGCCCCGGGCCGAACGGAACCGATCTCGAAGTCGCGACCATCGAGGGCACCCGCTGGCGCGGATGTGTGTACCGGGGCGGGATCCCATCCGAGCTGCTCGCGGACCGCCCGGTGGAGGAGCGTGGCCGCACCGGCTACACCGCGCGGGCGATGGTGCCGGACGGCGACTGGCCCGGCGATGTGACGCGGGTCGTGCGCGCCCCTCAACCAACCGACGAGCCGATCAGCATTCCCGCTCTGATCAGTGTCGATCTGCCGCTCGATCCGTCGCGGCGGCACACCGTCCCCGGACCGCTGCGGGACTGGCTGACCGACCGGCTCGCCGAGGCGACGGTCGCGCTGGCGATCCACCTCGGTGATCCCGCGGACGGACAGCGGCCCGGTCCGGCGCGGCTCGCCGCCCTGGACCTCGTTCCCACCGGGCTGCCCCGCGGCGAGGTGGACGGCAGGCTGCGTGACCGCCTCCTGGCGCTCCTTCCCGACGCACCGCTCTTCCCGGGTGGCCGGACCGGCCGTGACTGCGCGGTTCTGGACCTCGGCCCCGCCACGGACGCCGTCACCGACCTGCTGCTTCCCACCGCCGCGACCACCGGCGCCGGCAGCGCGACGAGCGACAGCACCGCCGGCGACCGTGCCGTCGACGACGCTCGTCACGACGGCCTTCACAACGGCCTTCACGACGACGGCACCGAGAAGGGCGCGGAGGACGACGCGATCATCGACGGTCTGCTGCCGGCCCGGTTCGCCGCACGGCGTCGCCGGCCGGCCCTGGACCTGCTCGGCGTCCGCCGGATGGACACCGGTGGGGTGGTGGAGCTCCTGCGCGGTGTGCGCCGGGATCCGTCCTGGTGGGCGAGCCTGTATCCGATCCTGCTGACGGTGCCGGATCGGGACGCGCTCGGCGCGCTGCCCATCCCGGTCGTGGTCGTGCCCGAAACCGACGATCTCGACCGGTGGTCGGTCTTCGGCCCGGAGGGTGGTGCGCAGCCGGTCTTCGACGGGTCCGATCCGGTGATGCCACCGCCCAGCCGAATGGTCACCGGACCACGCGGCGCGCTGTTGCCCACCCCCGACCTGGACGTCGTGTCCCTGGTCCGTTCGGGCCTGCCGTTGCGGGTCGTCCATCCCGACGCGTGCACGGGCACTGCCCGGGACGCACTGCGCACCCTGGGCGCGCTGGAGGGCACCCCGGCCGGCGTGCTGCGGGACCCGGCGGTACGGGAGGCCGTCGTCCAGGCCGATCCGGAGGATGATCCCGACGACCTGGACGCACTGGCCAACGGGGTGCTGGCACTGGTGCGCGACGCGATTGTGGAGCACAGCCACGCCCGGGCGGACGGCTCCGCCACCGGCCCCGTGCCCGGACAGGACTCGGACACCGGCACCGACGGCGGCCTGACCGCCGATCACCACGCCGACTCCGCTGACGCGCACGAGGATGCCGGCTCGCCCACCGGGTCCGGCCGGCCGGCCATGCCCGGCTGGCTCACCGCGCTGCTGCTCCCCGAGCTGGACGGTGGTTTCGCGCCTGCCGCCGAACTCGTCATCGCGGATGGTCCGCTCGACCTCCTGCTGGCCGACGATGCCCCGTTCGGAACCCTCGACCCGCACGTCAGCAACGCCTGGCCGGTCCATGTCCTGGAGGCTGTCGGCGTCCTGCACACGTTCGGCGTCCTGCGCGCCGTGGAGGTGACCCTCGACCCGGACGAGCCGGTCCTGCTCGAGCTGGACGACAGCGACATCTGGGTGGACGAGGTCTACGAGTCCTCCGAACGGGCGACTCCCGAGGTTCCGGGCGCCCCGCTGGTGGTCGAACGGTTCGCCGCCGTGCGGGACCTGGAGCTCGTCGACGAGGAGGCCTGGCCGGCGGCGCTCGCCGAGCTGGCCCGCCCGCCGCTGCGCCGGGTGGTGCTCGGCCGCGAGCCCTCCTACACCCGCTGGTGGCTGGCCCGGCACACGACGCTGCCGACAGCCGACGGGTCCGGCGCCCGGCTGCCACCGCGGGAGCTGGTGCTGCCCGGTGCCGATCCCCTGCTCACCGGGTTGTTCGCACCGGCCACACCGCTGCCCGGGGTGGACGACGAACTGCTCCGCGCGCTCGGCGCCCGCCGCACCCTCGACGACGTCCTCACCGACCCGGACGCGGTGATCGACCTGCTCGACCGGCTGGGCGACAGCGACCGCGAGATCGGCTGGCCGGCGGCACGGACGCTCTACATGGCCGCGGTGAGCGCCGCCGGACTGCTCGGTGCCGACCCCGACGGGGTGGTCGGACCCCGGCTCGACCCCCCGCTGACGGTCCGGACCCCGGCCGGCGTCTTCCCCGCGGACGAGGTCGTCGTGGTCGACGCGCCCGACCTGCTCGCGGTGGTGGGGGACGGCAGGCCCGTCCTGCGGCTGCCGCTGGACCGGGCGGCCGAGGCCGCGCATGTTCTCGGCCTGCGGCTGGCCTCCGACCTGGACGACTTCGAGCCGGTGGACGTCCCCGCCGGCACGGACGCGGCCGGCGACGGGGAGGCGACGAGCCGAACCGTCGTCGTCTCCGCAAGCAGGGTCGTTCTCGACCACCTCGCCGCGGACGAGTCCGAGCCGGGGCCCGAGGACCTGCACGGGACGGATCTCGCGGCCGCGCCGGGGGCCGTCCGGCCGCTGGTGGCGCGGTACCACCTGCATCCGCAGCTGTGGATCACGGCGCCCGGCGGGCGGCAGGCCCGGGTTCCGTGGCGCGTCATCGGCGGCATCGGCGGCGTGATCCACGTCGATGCCCAGGCGGGCACGGACGCGCTCGCCCGGGCCCTGGCCTGGCAGGCCGGTCAGTGGGAACGCCGGCACGGCCTGGCTGCGGCTCTTCGCGACCCGGACGGCGCGCCGCTGCGGCAGGCTGAGGACGATCTCGACGATCTCTGA
- a CDS encoding DUF2530 domain-containing protein, with translation MSTPRPEGDVPEATVSHADAPDVDAPNADVPGGGGSRPAELQALPYDGVRSVAVGSVVWLVALLVMIPFADDLRDDGRLWWIATAAVGFGLGLAGLWIVIRRRDRLRAAEERSEAEAEAG, from the coding sequence ATGAGCACACCGAGGCCGGAGGGCGACGTGCCAGAGGCCACCGTGTCGCATGCCGACGCTCCGGACGTCGACGCTCCGAATGCCGACGTCCCGGGTGGAGGCGGCTCGCGCCCGGCGGAGCTGCAGGCGCTTCCCTACGACGGGGTCCGTTCGGTCGCCGTGGGATCCGTCGTCTGGCTTGTCGCGCTCCTGGTCATGATTCCCTTCGCCGACGACCTGCGTGACGACGGCAGGCTGTGGTGGATCGCGACCGCCGCCGTCGGCTTCGGGCTGGGGCTGGCGGGGCTCTGGATCGTCATCCGCCGTCGAGATCGCCTGCGTGCGGCCGAGGAGCGTTCCGAGGCCGAAGCCGAAGCCGGCTGA
- a CDS encoding sulfotransferase: MGLPDFAVIGAPDAGTSGLHAALARHPGLVMSRPAEPGFFLAAGVRPTAAGPATSAVGDVPDPMGEEPFVWCRSDYEELFPGSDRRPRGECTPYYLANFPAQRRMHELLPYLRMVVVLRDPVERAYANWSAQRRAGLEHLPTLIEALDAEAARRAAGWRRRWWYAEHGRYGIALQRLYTLFPPSQVLLVRYRDLVTQPESVLGEVFSFVGAVDPGAPPRGVDRMFPPAVTHAGGVRIRAAGPASADAMAAALTTLRAQLLPGPPLPPGLRARVIDRYVDDIALLARVTGRSFDEWLERGDCALETHR, encoded by the coding sequence GTGGGTCTGCCTGATTTCGCCGTCATCGGTGCCCCCGATGCCGGCACCTCCGGTCTGCACGCGGCGCTGGCCCGTCACCCCGGTCTGGTGATGTCCCGGCCGGCCGAACCCGGCTTCTTCCTTGCGGCCGGAGTGCGTCCCACCGCTGCCGGCCCGGCGACTTCGGCGGTTGGGGATGTCCCTGATCCGATGGGCGAGGAACCGTTCGTCTGGTGCCGGTCGGACTACGAGGAGCTGTTTCCGGGAAGCGACCGGCGGCCCCGAGGAGAATGCACTCCCTACTACCTGGCGAACTTCCCGGCGCAGCGGCGCATGCACGAGCTGCTGCCCTACCTCCGGATGGTCGTCGTGCTGCGGGACCCGGTCGAGCGGGCCTACGCGAACTGGTCCGCGCAGCGCCGGGCCGGTCTGGAGCACCTGCCGACGCTGATCGAGGCGCTCGACGCGGAGGCGGCGCGCCGGGCCGCAGGATGGCGGCGCCGGTGGTGGTACGCGGAACACGGCCGCTATGGCATCGCGTTGCAGCGCCTTTACACCCTGTTCCCGCCCAGCCAGGTTTTGCTGGTTCGATATCGGGACCTGGTCACCCAGCCCGAATCCGTGTTGGGCGAGGTCTTTTCCTTCGTCGGCGCGGTCGATCCCGGCGCCCCGCCCCGCGGCGTCGACCGCATGTTTCCGCCGGCGGTGACCCATGCCGGGGGAGTCCGGATCCGGGCCGCCGGTCCCGCCAGCGCCGATGCGATGGCCGCGGCGCTGACCACGCTGCGCGCGCAGTTGCTACCGGGCCCGCCGTTGCCACCCGGCCTGCGTGCGCGGGTCATCGACCGCTACGTCGACGACATCGCCCTGCTCGCCCGGGTGACGGGCCGATCCTTCGACGAGTGGCTTGAGCGTGGCGACTGCGCGCTGGAGACACACCGCTGA
- a CDS encoding flavin reductase family protein yields MTSTALGAESELIDPAALRRVFRGHAAGVAIVTMPGPHGPVGFTATSVASLSADPPLLSFSVAITSSCTPALAAATGLVVHLLSDDQEELAARFATPGIDRFAEPTRWRTLPTGEPLLADAAVWLRTRIRSRLIAGDHHLVIAEIAETRVDSAAGLLAPLVYHNGRYGTVTAGRPRT; encoded by the coding sequence GTGACGTCCACCGCCCTCGGTGCCGAGTCCGAGCTGATCGACCCGGCCGCGCTGCGCCGTGTCTTCCGCGGGCACGCGGCCGGGGTGGCCATCGTGACGATGCCCGGCCCGCACGGGCCGGTCGGTTTCACCGCCACCTCGGTCGCGTCGCTCTCGGCGGACCCGCCGCTGCTGTCGTTCTCGGTGGCGATCACGTCGTCGTGCACGCCGGCCCTGGCCGCCGCCACGGGTCTCGTGGTCCATTTGTTGTCCGACGATCAGGAGGAGCTGGCGGCCCGGTTCGCGACTCCTGGGATCGACCGGTTCGCGGAGCCGACTCGCTGGCGGACACTTCCCACCGGCGAGCCGCTGCTCGCCGACGCGGCCGTCTGGCTGCGGACGCGGATCCGCTCCCGGCTGATCGCGGGCGACCATCATCTGGTGATCGCCGAGATCGCCGAGACGCGGGTCGACTCCGCGGCCGGCCTGCTCGCTCCGCTCGTCTACCACAACGGCCGCTACGGCACAGTGACGGCGGGACGACCGCGTACCTAG